The following proteins are co-located in the Desulfatitalea tepidiphila genome:
- a CDS encoding PD-(D/E)XK nuclease-like domain-containing protein, which yields MEAPGEWEQGIYALESYEQYAGIRALRSSELKRMRKSPAHYKAAIEFEAPVTAMQQRTFDKGKAFDILILHGREAFDKAVVVEPPINKNKNEYKEWRERQGGKLILSKIERDNVIDMAERARSKRRFSEIFEAPGFPHRVIVWKDARTGIWCKAEIDWITADGRVVDLKSTADASFWFFMRNASRLGYANQGAFYLDGLTQITGVEHTEFYLAAVEVNPPFESHVFKVSFDQVLRAQSDNMDYMEALAQCFKRDEWPGYPDEIMDLDSGQYIYDEYEETEGVDDVGF from the coding sequence ATGGAGGCGCCCGGGGAGTGGGAACAGGGCATATACGCGCTCGAGTCCTACGAGCAGTACGCGGGCATCAGGGCGCTGCGGTCGAGCGAGCTGAAGCGGATGCGAAAGAGCCCGGCGCATTACAAGGCGGCGATCGAGTTCGAGGCGCCGGTCACGGCGATGCAGCAGCGGACGTTCGACAAGGGCAAGGCGTTCGACATCCTGATCCTGCACGGGCGGGAGGCCTTCGACAAAGCGGTGGTGGTGGAGCCGCCGATCAACAAGAACAAGAACGAATACAAGGAATGGAGGGAGCGGCAGGGCGGAAAATTGATTCTGAGCAAGATCGAGCGGGACAACGTCATCGACATGGCGGAGCGGGCGCGGTCGAAACGGCGGTTTTCGGAGATATTCGAGGCGCCGGGGTTTCCGCACCGGGTGATCGTGTGGAAGGACGCGCGCACGGGGATCTGGTGCAAGGCGGAGATCGACTGGATCACGGCGGACGGCAGGGTGGTGGATCTGAAATCGACGGCGGACGCGTCGTTCTGGTTTTTCATGCGCAACGCGTCGCGGCTCGGGTACGCGAACCAGGGGGCGTTCTACCTGGACGGGCTGACGCAGATCACGGGGGTCGAGCACACGGAGTTCTACCTTGCGGCGGTCGAGGTCAATCCGCCGTTCGAGTCGCACGTGTTCAAGGTGTCGTTCGACCAGGTGTTGCGGGCGCAGTCGGACAACATGGACTACATGGAGGCGCTGGCGCAGTGCTTCAAAAGGGATGAGTGGCCGGGGTATCCGGACGAGATCATGGACCTGGACTCGGGCCAATACATTTATGACGAATACGAAGAAACGGAGGGGGTTGACGATGTCGGATTCTAA
- a CDS encoding ParB/Srx family N-terminal domain-containing protein: MPIKCFCAHDGMVPIDQLKPHPENPNKHPKRQIELLKKLIQKFGWRAPITVSSRSGLIIRGHGRLEAARQLGLDECPVDYQDYESEAEERADLVADNTIPELSVMDDEMLLELLKEIEATGFDVELTGFDHREIEKITDKVDAKLNSKRPEVEFSQELLLEHNYIVLYFDNPLDWNVAVEKFGLRKVRDLIERKAQPVGIGRVIRGAEWLERIH; this comes from the coding sequence ATGCCTATCAAGTGTTTTTGCGCGCATGACGGCATGGTCCCGATCGATCAGTTGAAACCCCACCCCGAAAATCCAAACAAGCACCCCAAACGGCAGATCGAGCTGCTGAAAAAGCTGATTCAAAAATTCGGATGGAGGGCGCCGATCACGGTGTCGAGCCGGTCGGGGTTGATCATTCGCGGGCATGGGCGTTTGGAGGCGGCGCGGCAGCTCGGTTTGGACGAGTGCCCGGTCGATTATCAGGATTACGAGTCGGAAGCGGAGGAGCGGGCGGACCTGGTGGCGGACAACACGATCCCGGAACTGTCGGTCATGGACGACGAGATGCTGCTGGAGCTGCTCAAGGAGATCGAGGCGACGGGGTTCGATGTGGAGCTGACGGGGTTCGATCATCGGGAGATCGAAAAGATCACGGACAAGGTCGACGCGAAGCTGAACAGCAAGCGGCCGGAGGTGGAGTTCAGCCAGGAGCTGCTGCTTGAGCACAACTACATTGTGCTCTATTTCGACAACCCCCTGGACTGGAACGTCGCGGTGGAAAAATTCGGGTTGAGGAAGGTCAGGGACCTGATCGAGCGCAAGGCGCAGCCGGTCGGGATCGGGCGCGTGATCAGGGGCGCGGAATGGCTGGAAAGGATCCACTGA
- a CDS encoding terminase gpA endonuclease subunit produces the protein MQGAASIAPRTREGLFFENEARLWEPGRDLAIVEWVESRRQLGARSEEKGPMRLERTPYIVPWLEAAVDPNLDEVVVCKSAQVAGTEFGLSVVGYYADQRPCPILITMADENTATYIARDRVKKMFEDSPELAYLVQGATVSNANELELANGAYINVAWASSVAALGTKPFKIVINDEIDKPGYYTKTKEASPLSLSGERTETFYEFKHIKFSTPTLETGNIFTELMSCDAVYDWHVPCPYCGVMQPLRWSAKYTEGFKGGVYRDIKGKKRKLGGVVWKGGSKATRAQIMGARYQCGACGRLWTTAQKYRAVGFGAGVPREKEPAVIRKKGFHINRLYSLLGKSGYLDQLLASFLASLKDKNPKVLQGFLNSALAEPWRPVKRTRPKNRIMELADERPRGVVPGGGAVSCLLAGVDTQDDGFYYEIRAFGFSQDFDSWCVREGFVISFEELEKVLWQDEYTDAGGRPYSVKLVCQDAMGHRTDEVYRFCRKHRGKMFPTQGVDSLTQPFRYSDIEFFPKSKKAIPGGIKLVRFDTNHFKNKLHTMLQVRKGDPGCWYYHSELTEEWAEQMTVEGIGESGKWENPGDKPNHAWDVAALLLLAAEIEGVRFKKRKKDDDGGGGPVPGGDPAGPEGQKQAKKPWIYTKPGGWMSGV, from the coding sequence ATGCAAGGCGCGGCAAGTATTGCCCCACGGACGCGTGAGGGGCTGTTTTTCGAGAACGAGGCGCGGCTGTGGGAGCCGGGGCGGGACCTGGCGATCGTGGAATGGGTCGAGAGCAGGCGGCAGCTGGGGGCCCGGTCCGAGGAAAAGGGGCCGATGCGCCTTGAGCGGACCCCGTATATCGTCCCGTGGCTGGAGGCGGCGGTCGACCCGAACCTGGACGAGGTGGTCGTGTGCAAGTCGGCGCAGGTGGCGGGCACGGAGTTCGGGCTGTCGGTGGTGGGGTATTACGCGGATCAGCGGCCGTGCCCGATCCTGATCACCATGGCGGACGAGAACACGGCGACCTACATCGCGCGGGACAGGGTCAAGAAGATGTTCGAGGACAGCCCGGAGCTTGCCTATCTCGTCCAGGGCGCGACGGTGTCGAACGCAAACGAGCTGGAGCTGGCGAACGGGGCCTATATCAACGTGGCTTGGGCGTCGAGCGTCGCGGCGCTGGGCACGAAGCCGTTCAAGATCGTGATCAACGACGAGATCGACAAGCCGGGGTACTACACGAAAACGAAGGAGGCGTCGCCGTTGTCGCTGAGCGGCGAGCGGACCGAGACGTTCTATGAGTTCAAGCATATCAAGTTCAGCACCCCGACGCTGGAAACGGGCAATATATTCACGGAGCTGATGTCGTGCGACGCGGTCTATGACTGGCATGTGCCGTGCCCGTACTGCGGGGTCATGCAGCCGTTGAGGTGGTCGGCGAAATACACGGAGGGGTTCAAGGGCGGCGTGTACCGCGACATCAAGGGCAAGAAGCGCAAGCTGGGCGGGGTGGTGTGGAAGGGCGGCAGCAAGGCGACTCGGGCGCAGATCATGGGCGCGCGGTACCAGTGCGGGGCATGCGGCAGGCTGTGGACGACGGCGCAGAAATACAGGGCGGTGGGGTTCGGCGCGGGCGTGCCGAGGGAAAAGGAGCCGGCCGTCATCAGGAAAAAGGGGTTTCACATCAACCGGCTCTATTCACTCCTGGGCAAATCAGGGTACCTGGACCAGTTGCTGGCGTCGTTCCTGGCGTCGCTGAAGGACAAAAACCCGAAAGTGTTGCAGGGGTTTCTCAATTCGGCGCTGGCGGAGCCTTGGCGGCCGGTGAAAAGGACGCGGCCGAAAAACAGGATCATGGAGCTGGCGGACGAGAGGCCGAGGGGCGTGGTGCCGGGCGGCGGGGCGGTGTCGTGCCTTCTGGCGGGCGTCGATACCCAGGATGACGGTTTTTATTACGAGATAAGGGCGTTCGGGTTCAGCCAGGATTTTGATTCGTGGTGCGTGCGCGAGGGGTTCGTGATCAGCTTCGAGGAGCTGGAAAAGGTGCTGTGGCAGGATGAATACACGGACGCGGGCGGGCGCCCGTACTCGGTCAAGCTGGTGTGCCAGGACGCGATGGGGCACAGGACGGACGAGGTTTACAGGTTTTGCAGGAAGCACAGGGGCAAGATGTTCCCGACCCAGGGCGTCGATTCGCTGACGCAGCCGTTCAGGTACTCGGATATCGAGTTTTTCCCAAAGAGCAAGAAGGCGATCCCGGGGGGGATCAAGCTGGTGCGGTTCGACACGAACCATTTCAAGAACAAGCTGCACACGATGCTGCAGGTGCGCAAAGGCGATCCGGGGTGCTGGTATTACCACAGCGAGCTGACGGAGGAGTGGGCGGAGCAGATGACGGTCGAGGGGATCGGCGAAAGCGGCAAATGGGAGAACCCCGGCGACAAGCCGAATCATGCCTGGGACGTCGCGGCCCTGCTGCTGCTGGCGGCGGAGATCGAGGGGGTCAGGTTCAAGAAGCGGAAAAAGGACGATGACGGGGGCGGCGGGCCGGTTCCTGGGGGTGATCCTGCGGGTCCGGAGGGGCAGAAACAGGCCAAAAAGCCGTGGATTTATACAAAGCCGGGCGGCTGGATGTCGGGGGTGTAG
- a CDS encoding ATP-binding protein, whose product MKYTFTTNSRVISSLLANYKDTFVAFCELINNSIQASASEIYIDISQTAEEILNESRITKIMLRDNGIGVSQSDFRKNIFEIGTTVKKGGKGIGRFAAFQIGACQTIETVAFDKILKGYVRTSVQLNNEDLEGNSLDIVELDVRHEQLNGEQQTYYQVIIDELWDDSVINSDKKKKIHSKLLSENLETSLFLQYPIEILNDKIFFNINGKKIEKEDFVIGELENRKETFNDLRGNEHDFYLTFINYKSISNEVKVFIRTLNNDIRTISFEFNYTADIPDQNSWLVYVDSVLFDKNQDIFRNLLVPGMFNETEHLIESLRSFIDKFFKEKYKEYFNFSKKLSDDTYYPYRQVEPSSETKKVVFNQLAYFIEQEHKLLSRKENLRKIVYPLVDQAINHGELLPIIQNAISLKGDHLKKFKNLLERADIEDVIVFSEEVAKKIQFLNFLHKIVYDEPAKHIKERKQFHKIIEKHLWLFGEQYKDIPILCSDTSLKRNLEQLRETHFKWEPDPKADNHIEIDPKLKDITDLFFYNERVLDDDNREVMVVELKRPSCRISQKELNQVQKYRFDIEENGLFSKDITYKIILVSSQLNRFAKSTVGSENHKSPFLYEKSKVAEIYTYVMNWADIIHTNRKKLSFLGNILKTKDRTTREVFEKDYPEIDLSGIISELETANN is encoded by the coding sequence ATGAAATATACATTCACAACGAATAGCAGAGTGATTTCAAGTCTTCTTGCGAATTACAAAGATACTTTTGTTGCATTTTGTGAATTAATTAACAATTCAATCCAAGCCAGTGCTTCTGAGATCTATATCGACATCAGTCAAACGGCTGAGGAAATCCTCAACGAGTCCAGAATTACGAAAATAATGTTGAGAGATAATGGTATTGGTGTATCGCAATCTGATTTTAGAAAAAATATATTCGAGATCGGTACGACAGTAAAAAAAGGCGGTAAAGGAATAGGTAGGTTTGCAGCTTTTCAGATCGGCGCGTGTCAGACAATTGAGACGGTTGCTTTTGATAAAATATTAAAGGGTTATGTTAGAACATCTGTGCAGTTAAATAATGAAGATCTAGAGGGAAATAGCCTTGATATCGTCGAGCTTGATGTCAGACACGAGCAATTAAATGGTGAGCAACAAACGTATTATCAGGTAATTATTGATGAGTTATGGGATGATTCTGTAATTAACTCAGATAAAAAAAAGAAAATTCATTCGAAGTTGCTATCTGAAAATTTGGAAACATCGCTTTTCCTGCAATACCCAATCGAAATTTTAAATGATAAAATTTTTTTTAATATAAATGGAAAAAAAATAGAAAAAGAAGACTTTGTAATTGGAGAATTGGAAAATAGAAAAGAGACCTTTAATGATCTCAGGGGTAATGAACATGACTTTTATTTAACATTTATTAACTATAAATCTATAAGTAATGAGGTTAAGGTTTTTATTAGAACCCTTAATAATGATATACGCACAATCAGCTTTGAATTTAACTATACCGCTGACATACCAGACCAGAATAGCTGGCTTGTCTATGTTGATTCTGTCTTATTCGACAAAAACCAGGACATTTTTCGTAATCTCCTGGTTCCAGGTATGTTTAATGAAACAGAACATCTAATTGAGAGCCTTCGATCGTTCATAGATAAGTTTTTTAAAGAAAAATATAAAGAATATTTTAATTTTTCTAAAAAGCTTAGCGATGACACATACTATCCATACAGGCAAGTAGAGCCTTCCTCTGAAACCAAAAAAGTGGTTTTTAATCAACTTGCTTATTTTATTGAACAAGAACATAAGCTATTATCCAGAAAAGAAAATTTGCGGAAGATTGTATATCCGTTGGTGGATCAAGCGATTAATCATGGGGAATTACTTCCGATTATTCAAAATGCAATAAGCCTAAAAGGGGATCACCTTAAAAAGTTCAAGAATTTACTGGAGCGTGCAGATATTGAAGACGTAATTGTTTTTTCAGAAGAAGTCGCAAAAAAAATACAGTTTTTAAATTTTCTTCATAAAATTGTTTATGATGAACCGGCTAAACACATTAAGGAGAGAAAACAGTTTCATAAAATAATCGAAAAACACCTTTGGTTGTTTGGGGAACAATACAAAGACATACCTATTCTTTGTTCAGACACGAGTTTAAAGAGAAATCTTGAACAACTTAGAGAAACTCACTTTAAGTGGGAACCTGATCCAAAAGCAGATAATCACATTGAAATTGATCCTAAATTAAAAGATATAACCGATTTATTTTTTTATAATGAGAGGGTGTTAGATGATGACAATAGAGAGGTGATGGTAGTTGAACTAAAAAGACCATCCTGTAGAATAAGCCAAAAAGAGCTTAATCAAGTGCAAAAATATCGTTTTGATATTGAAGAAAATGGATTGTTCAGCAAAGATATAACATACAAAATCATCCTTGTGAGTAGTCAATTGAATAGATTTGCTAAATCAACAGTGGGATCAGAAAATCATAAGTCCCCATTCTTATACGAAAAAAGCAAGGTAGCTGAAATATACACTTATGTGATGAATTGGGCTGATATTATTCATACCAACAGAAAAAAGCTTTCATTCCTTGGTAATATTTTGAAGACAAAGGATAGAACGACTCGTGAAGTCTTTGAAAAAGATTATCCCGAGATTGATTTGTCCGGCATAATCTCTGAACTTGAAACAGCTAATAATTAA
- a CDS encoding phage portal protein — MTVIRDIWRAFVAHKAAKQRAWREFEAAGTGRLFGDWVTESLGPDSDVRGSLRVLRARSRHLCQNNDYGKRFLHLLDTNVIGPKGIELRAEVKERQGDKLVIDAAANEKIERAWQAWCKKNNCTVDKKMSFRDVQGLFIKTVARDGENITRKIRGFDNNDFKFALQMIEADQLDDQLNDEARRIRMGVQKNEWNEPVGYHILQNHPQEMFYSPNFPQRHAVLPAGQVLHNFIVDRVNQTRGVPWTHAAMQRLHMVGKYEQSELVASRIGAAKMGFFTYQNPGGYYPGADEEDGAGNFIEDVEPGKFKALPYGWDFKQFSADHPNAGFDAFVKAVLRGAASGLNLSYITLANDMGEANYSSMRHGVLEDRDAWKVLQGWMIEHFVAPVYEAWLDMALVSRQLDLPARKIEKWQQVAWQGRRWAWIDPAKEITASERAIKLRLKSRTRVAAESGDDIEEVLTEIANENTLASGLGVELEQAQKGAVQNGNTAGQ, encoded by the coding sequence ATGACGGTCATAAGGGACATCTGGCGCGCGTTCGTGGCGCACAAGGCCGCGAAGCAGCGGGCGTGGCGCGAGTTCGAGGCCGCAGGCACGGGGCGGCTGTTCGGCGATTGGGTGACCGAATCGCTCGGGCCGGACTCGGACGTACGCGGCAGCCTGCGGGTGCTGCGGGCGAGGTCGAGGCACCTGTGCCAGAACAACGATTACGGCAAGCGGTTCCTGCACCTGCTGGACACGAATGTCATCGGGCCGAAGGGCATCGAGCTGCGGGCGGAGGTCAAGGAGCGGCAGGGCGACAAGCTCGTCATCGACGCGGCGGCGAACGAAAAGATCGAGCGGGCGTGGCAGGCGTGGTGCAAAAAGAACAACTGCACGGTGGATAAAAAGATGAGCTTCCGGGACGTGCAGGGGCTGTTCATCAAAACGGTGGCGCGCGACGGGGAGAACATCACCCGCAAGATCCGTGGATTCGATAACAACGATTTCAAGTTCGCATTGCAGATGATCGAGGCGGATCAGCTCGACGATCAGTTGAACGACGAGGCCCGGCGCATCCGCATGGGCGTTCAAAAGAACGAGTGGAACGAGCCGGTGGGCTATCACATCCTGCAGAACCACCCCCAGGAGATGTTCTATTCCCCGAATTTCCCGCAACGGCATGCGGTGCTGCCGGCCGGGCAGGTGCTGCACAACTTCATTGTGGACCGGGTCAACCAGACGCGCGGGGTGCCGTGGACGCACGCGGCCATGCAGCGGCTGCACATGGTGGGCAAGTACGAGCAAAGCGAGCTGGTCGCGTCGCGGATCGGCGCGGCGAAGATGGGCTTTTTCACGTACCAGAACCCCGGCGGGTATTACCCCGGCGCGGACGAGGAGGACGGGGCCGGAAACTTCATCGAGGACGTGGAACCGGGTAAGTTCAAGGCCCTGCCGTACGGGTGGGATTTCAAGCAGTTCAGCGCGGATCACCCGAACGCGGGCTTCGACGCGTTCGTCAAGGCGGTGTTGAGGGGCGCGGCCAGCGGGTTGAACCTGTCCTATATCACGCTTGCAAACGACATGGGCGAGGCGAACTACAGCTCGATGCGGCACGGGGTGCTGGAGGACCGGGACGCGTGGAAGGTGTTGCAGGGGTGGATGATCGAGCATTTCGTCGCCCCGGTGTACGAGGCGTGGCTGGACATGGCGCTGGTGTCGCGGCAGCTGGACCTGCCCGCGCGCAAGATCGAGAAATGGCAGCAGGTAGCCTGGCAGGGGCGGCGGTGGGCGTGGATCGACCCGGCCAAGGAGATCACAGCGAGCGAAAGGGCGATCAAGTTGCGGTTGAAGTCGCGCACCCGGGTCGCGGCGGAGTCTGGCGACGACATCGAGGAGGTGCTGACCGAGATCGCGAACGAAAATACGCTGGCAAGCGGCCTGGGGGTCGAGCTGGAGCAGGCGCAAAAAGGGGCGGTGCAAAATGGAAACACGGCAGGGCAGTGA
- a CDS encoding phage major capsid protein produces the protein METRQGSDLIERAIKEKHFRTVEIRASDIDEEKRTVSLSFSSEEPYERYWGVEVLDHGAKSVIMDRLNNGAPFLVNHDTRDQVGVVEKAVIGSDRKGRASVRFGRSGRAEEILQDVIDGIRKNVSVGYRIHEMVLEKEEEDKRTYRVTSWEPFEVSIVPIPADNSVGVGRSDEEAKQNVGEEKKHMEKEVSTTESTATAQAPKTEVRAAQNEVDPAVIAERELGRMRDIAALGARFNMRKEADEYIGKGKPLGEFQALVLERVGAENNKPITVDDPEIGMSRTDKKRYSIFNVLRALAFKDNQVFHKAAAFELEVSRAAAQKLNLEPQGILMPYDIYASREVPYFPQKRTLSAGTATDGAELVATNLLAGSFIDVLRNLAVVMSMGARPLAGLVGNVAIPRKTSGSTAGWITPEGSNAALSEPQFDQVMLSPKTLGAYSEITRQLLLQSSLDVENLVRMDLATAVALAIDIAALYGTGATGQPRGVRNQTGINMPTAFAGAVPTYAEVVAMESAVAVDNALLGNLGYLIEPSMRGSFKTSEKFSNTGQTIWEPGNTVNGYKSGVTNQITGGDVFFGNWADLLIGFWGALDILIDPYTNSLSGTLRIVVHQSCDAAVRHPVSFAFNNDGV, from the coding sequence ATGGAAACACGGCAGGGCAGTGATTTGATCGAGCGGGCGATCAAGGAGAAGCATTTCAGGACGGTCGAGATCCGCGCGAGCGACATCGACGAGGAGAAGCGCACGGTGTCGCTGAGCTTTTCGAGCGAGGAGCCGTACGAACGCTATTGGGGCGTGGAGGTCCTCGACCACGGGGCAAAGAGCGTGATCATGGACCGGCTGAACAACGGGGCGCCGTTCCTGGTGAATCACGACACGCGGGACCAGGTCGGGGTGGTTGAAAAGGCAGTCATCGGCAGCGACCGGAAAGGGCGCGCGTCGGTTCGGTTTGGGAGATCGGGCCGTGCCGAGGAGATATTGCAGGACGTGATCGACGGCATCAGGAAAAACGTGTCGGTGGGGTACCGGATACACGAGATGGTGCTGGAAAAAGAGGAAGAAGACAAGCGCACATACAGGGTCACGTCCTGGGAGCCGTTCGAGGTGTCGATCGTACCGATACCGGCCGACAACAGCGTCGGCGTGGGCCGTTCGGACGAGGAAGCAAAGCAAAACGTCGGAGAGGAGAAAAAGCACATGGAAAAAGAAGTGAGCACCACGGAGAGCACGGCGACGGCCCAGGCGCCCAAGACGGAGGTTCGGGCCGCTCAAAACGAGGTCGACCCGGCGGTCATCGCGGAGCGCGAGCTGGGCCGGATGCGGGACATCGCCGCGCTGGGCGCGCGGTTCAACATGCGCAAGGAGGCGGACGAGTACATCGGCAAGGGCAAGCCGCTGGGGGAGTTCCAGGCGCTGGTATTGGAACGCGTGGGGGCGGAGAACAACAAGCCGATCACCGTCGACGATCCCGAGATCGGCATGAGCAGGACGGACAAGAAGCGGTACTCGATTTTCAACGTGCTGCGGGCGCTGGCGTTCAAGGACAATCAGGTGTTCCACAAGGCGGCGGCGTTCGAGCTGGAGGTGAGCCGGGCGGCGGCGCAGAAGCTGAACCTGGAGCCGCAGGGCATCCTGATGCCCTACGACATCTACGCCAGCCGGGAGGTGCCTTATTTCCCGCAGAAAAGAACGCTGTCGGCGGGCACGGCGACGGACGGGGCGGAGCTGGTGGCGACGAATCTGCTGGCCGGGTCGTTCATCGACGTACTGCGGAACCTGGCGGTGGTCATGTCGATGGGGGCAAGGCCGCTGGCCGGGCTGGTCGGCAACGTGGCGATCCCCCGCAAGACGAGCGGTTCGACGGCGGGGTGGATCACGCCGGAGGGGAGCAACGCGGCGCTGAGCGAACCGCAGTTCGACCAGGTGATGCTGAGCCCCAAGACGCTGGGCGCCTATTCGGAGATCACGCGGCAACTGTTGCTGCAATCGTCCCTGGACGTCGAGAACCTGGTCCGGATGGATCTGGCGACGGCGGTCGCGCTGGCGATCGACATCGCGGCGCTGTACGGGACCGGGGCGACGGGGCAGCCGAGGGGGGTTCGCAATCAGACGGGCATCAACATGCCGACGGCGTTCGCGGGTGCGGTGCCGACCTATGCGGAAGTGGTCGCGATGGAATCGGCGGTCGCGGTGGACAACGCGCTGCTGGGCAACCTGGGATACCTGATCGAGCCGAGCATGAGGGGGTCGTTCAAGACCTCGGAAAAGTTCAGCAACACGGGCCAGACGATCTGGGAGCCGGGGAACACGGTCAACGGGTACAAGTCCGGGGTGACGAACCAGATCACGGGCGGCGACGTGTTTTTCGGCAATTGGGCGGACCTGCTCATCGGGTTTTGGGGGGCGCTGGACATCCTGATCGATCCTTACACGAATTCGCTCAGCGGCACGCTGCGGATCGTGGTGCACCAGAGCTGCGACGCGGCGGTGCGGCACCCGGTATCGTTCGCGTTCAACAATGACGGCGTCTAA
- a CDS encoding phage tail tube protein: MAHQKGSTAKVAVGFEAAFKTPASAGFVMPFLTSGMSGDQARNKSAVIQEGRNPRAPFLGNKDAKGPLVVPVDTVAMLYWLKAMFGAAAVTGSGPYVHAYKIGDDMPSITFEHRYPQLDTPKYEQFYGCKVASAGFSFGDGNAELVANLQLLGADFSIEDAPFDAAATVVPQAKVYNSQAAFQEGGAAYALARRVDLNVNFGLDETQFTIGGGGTRRSIPEGAVEIGGEVEAVFESTALLEKAENDMESSLVVTVTGGASSVFELQLQEIKYARRSPGIQTPAGLVVTLGFEAYFEDGSEASAIVARVTNSIAAAV, from the coding sequence ATGGCACATCAAAAAGGATCTACAGCAAAGGTGGCGGTCGGGTTCGAGGCGGCGTTCAAGACCCCGGCGTCGGCGGGGTTCGTGATGCCGTTTTTGACCTCGGGCATGAGCGGGGATCAGGCGCGCAACAAGTCGGCGGTGATCCAGGAGGGGCGCAATCCGCGGGCGCCGTTTTTGGGCAACAAGGATGCAAAGGGGCCGTTGGTCGTGCCGGTGGACACGGTCGCAATGCTCTATTGGCTAAAGGCCATGTTCGGCGCGGCGGCGGTGACGGGGTCGGGTCCGTACGTGCACGCGTACAAGATCGGCGACGACATGCCGTCGATCACGTTCGAGCACAGGTATCCGCAGCTGGACACCCCGAAATATGAGCAGTTTTACGGGTGCAAGGTGGCGTCGGCGGGTTTTTCGTTCGGCGACGGCAACGCGGAGCTGGTCGCGAACCTGCAGTTGCTGGGGGCGGATTTCAGCATCGAGGACGCCCCGTTCGACGCGGCGGCAACGGTCGTGCCCCAGGCGAAGGTGTACAACTCGCAGGCGGCATTTCAGGAGGGAGGGGCGGCGTACGCCCTGGCGCGGCGGGTGGATCTCAACGTCAATTTCGGCCTGGACGAGACGCAGTTCACGATCGGCGGCGGCGGGACGCGGCGGTCCATACCGGAAGGGGCGGTCGAGATCGGCGGCGAGGTCGAGGCGGTGTTCGAGAGCACGGCGCTGCTGGAGAAGGCGGAAAACGACATGGAATCGAGCCTGGTCGTGACCGTCACGGGCGGGGCGTCGAGCGTGTTCGAGCTGCAACTGCAGGAGATCAAATACGCGCGGCGGTCGCCGGGGATACAGACCCCGGCAGGGCTGGTGGTGACGCTGGGGTTTGAGGCGTATTTCGAGGACGGGTCGGAGGCGTCGGCGATCGTGGCGCGGGTGACCAACTCGATAGCGGCGGCGGTTTAA
- a CDS encoding DUF1799 domain-containing protein, with product MFPPLWPENEEAFELWAAVCTQWRGAGLGLVGLDYEEVRKWAGDLEIELTAGVWRKIKALERHVLKRAEDAEGGSDGQGGGAGREDDQRGKTKGAPFV from the coding sequence GTGTTTCCGCCGTTGTGGCCGGAAAACGAGGAGGCGTTCGAGCTGTGGGCGGCGGTGTGCACGCAGTGGCGGGGCGCGGGCCTGGGCCTGGTCGGGCTGGATTACGAGGAGGTCAGGAAGTGGGCCGGGGATTTGGAAATAGAGCTGACAGCGGGCGTCTGGCGCAAGATCAAGGCGCTCGAACGGCACGTTCTAAAGAGGGCCGAAGATGCTGAAGGTGGAAGCGACGGTCAAGGGGGCGGAGCGGGTCGCGAGGACGATCAGCGCGGAAAAACAAAAGGCGCGCCGTTCGTTTGA